TTCATCCTCCTTTTTCCCGGCCGAAAAAGCTTCCAGCCGGAATCCCCCGTACTCTTTCAGGGCTTCGTGGCAGTGGCAGGTATGGGTCACAGGTTCTCCATCCCCCACATAGGCCTCGATCAGGGCCACGATCCGTTTCTTCATGGTTTCCATGGCCTCCGTCACTTCTTCGTGGGAAAGGGCCCGGATGCTCAGCCCCGATCCCATGTTGGTCACCACGGACACATTGGCGTAGCAGATCTCCGCCTCCCGGGCCAGCACCGCCTCCGGCATATTGGTCATGCCGGCCACGTCACCGCCCAGGGATGCGTACATCCGCACCTCCGCCGCCGTCTCGTACCGGGGCCCTTCCGTCACCACGTAGGTGCCCTGTTTGGAGTGCCGCAGCCCCAGTTTGATGATGTTCCGGATCAGGCGCTCCCGCACCACCGGACAGTAGGGATGGGCAAAGTCCACATGGGCCACCAGCCCGTTTTCTCCGTTGAAGAAGGTGTTCACCCGGTTCTTTGTGAAGTCCAGGATCTGGCTGGTCACCACGAAGGTGCCCGGGGGCAGGCCCCGGTTCAGGCTGCCCACCGCCGTGAAAGAAACGATTTCCGTGACCCCCATGCTCTTCAGGGCGAAAATATTGGCCCGGTAGTTGATCTTATGGGGCGGTACACTGTGGCCCGCTCCGTGCCGCGCCAAAAAGTAGATTTCATGCCCGGCTGCCGCTGCCTTCAGGCAATGGGCCGTGCCAAAAGGTGTTTCTATGGAAAGGGGCTCCAGCTTCCCGAAGCAGGAAGCGTCTTCCACGCCTGTGCCCCCGATGATTCCGATCTTGCGCACTGCAATCACCTCTTTTGTTTCATTTGGTTGACCAGGGGAAGGAGGTCCCCCAGGGTATCGATGGTGTAATCCGGCTGGACGAATCGGTCGAAGAACGATGGGGTGAACGACGTCCAGTTCACCTTCACCGTCCTGCACCCGGCCTGCTCGCCGCTCATCAGGTCGTAGGGGCTGTCCCCCACGCACAGGCACCGGTCCGCCGGCACCCCCAAAAGCGCCAGGCCCTTTTCCATGGGTTCCGGATCCGGCTTGTGGGCCGTGCATTCCTGGCAGCCGACGATGCCGTGGATATAATCCGCCAGCCCCAGGCAGCGAAGGCCCCGCAGGCAGCTCTGGCGGAACTTGCTGGTGACGATCACCATGGGCACATGGGCATCAGAAAGAGCCGCAAGCCCCTCCTTCACCCCGGGAAAAGGACGGATCATCCGGTCATGCCAGGCGAAATTGAAATGGCGGTAATATTCCGTCATTTCGTCGATGGCATCTTCCTGGTACTGGCCCGTCAGTTCTGCCAGTCCCTGGCGCAGGGGCAGGCCGAAGGTATTGATGATGTCCTGGTCCGAGAAGGTCTTATCCGGGGCGAAATGACCCAGGGTCTTGTGGAATGTGGCCAGGATCAGGGGCGTGGTATTGGCCAGCGTCCCGTCAAAGTCGAATAAGATACCGCAGGTAGACACAAAGTCCCTCCTTCACACAAACTACGACAGAATTTTACCACAAATCACAATAAAATTAAAGGAGGGAGCCATCTGGCTTCCTCCTTTAAATCTGTGTCCCCCTGAAAGGGGGAAAGGACCCGCTTGCGGGTAGGGGGTTTTTACATCAAATGTACGACGTAAAAACCCATCCACCGTCCATACGGACGGTCCCCCTTCCCTTTTCCCCGGGACTAGGCTGTTCCTTCTCGTCACAGCCGTCGCAGGGAAGGACAACTACCACAAACTCAGCTGCTCCCCTTCCTCCGGGTTCAGTTTCTTCCGGATGGCCTCCAGGAACGCCCCGGCGCTGCCGAACCTGGCCACTCCGTCCCCTGCCACCTTCCGGTAGCAGGCGTCAGTGGTCAGCACATCGCTCAGGGCCCGATGGGCCCGGGGATTTTCCACGTGGTACCAGGCTGCCAGGTTGTTCAGCCGGTGGTGCTCCCACAGGGGGAACAGGGTCTGGGCCATGGGCAGCACATCCACCCAGTCGTTGGGAAGGGCCCGGTGGAGTTCCTTCCGGAATCCCTGCTGCAGGAACCCCATGTCGAACCCCACATTGTATCCCAGAACGATCCGGTCCCCCAGGAACCGGCCCAGCGCAGCCAGAGCCTCCGCCGCCCGGGGAGCCTCCAGCAGCTGGTCATTGCCGATCCCCGTCAGCCGGGTGATGAAGGGCGATACGAACTGGCCGGGCTGTGCCGTTACCGGCTGCACCAGGGTGGTGAAATCAGCACCCGGTTTGCCGTCTATAACTTCCAGGGCCCCGATTTCGATAATCTGGTCCCGTACCGGATCCAGACCCGTGGTCTCCAGATCCACCACCACATAGGTGGAAGGCATCTGCAGCAGACTGCGGCCTGTACCCGGCAGCGTGCCGGCAAAGGTTCTTTCCCTGCGTCCCATGATGTCAACCGAACAGGCGGGCAAAGAACCCCTTCTTCTTTTCATAGGGTTCCACCCGGAAGCTGGTCATCTGATAGCCCGTATTGTCAATGACCTTGCGGACCTGGTTTTCATCCAGGGGTTCGTCCGCAATGATATCCGTTTCCTTTTTGCTGCGGGACGAAGAAACCGAATCCACCCGGAAGGCGTTCCGGATGGCAGAATTGATATGGCTTTCGCACATGCCGCAGGCCATGCCTTCGACACCAACAATCATTTTTACCATAAAATTGCCTCCTTGCTCAGAAACCCTATACCTCGTATGGGTATCTGGTGGTTTTCATTATAGACGGTTTCAAAGATTTGTCAAGGCTAACTTTGGTTTCTCCCGCCAGTTTCTCCTTTTCCCGTCAACTTCTGACCACTCCTCGCTGACAGAATAACATTTTCTATTTTTTCATCCCATTATAAAAATTTTTCCGTAACCCTATTGACACGGTTTGTCCACTATGGTATCCTTCTATCCATCAAACAAAAACGCCAAAACGCTATGACGCAAAATAGTACGTTTGGAAGAAGGCTCCAGAGAGCTGCCGCCCGGTGCAAGGCAGCGCCCGATCCAGACCGAACTGATTGCCGAGCGGATGGGACGAAAAACAAGTAGTCCCCTACGGGCACTCCCGTTACAGAGCATGGCTGTCGCCACAGGCCGCAGCCGAGAGCGCGTCCATCGGACGAAACAGAGTGGTACCGCGGAAGGTCAGTTCGCCTTTCGTCTCTTAGCAGCCATGCGGAGAGACGAAGGGCGTTTTCGTTTCTCTGGACACTTTCTATCTTGTAAGGAGGAATATCCAATGACCATCCAATCCACTGCCATCAAGGGCGCCACCTTATCCATGTGCTTCTCCGTAGGCGCTGTACTGTTCAGCTCCCACGCCGGCGGCGGCTTTGCCACCGGCAACCAGGAAAACGTGTACTTCATCAGCCTGGGCTGGCTGGGGCCCATCACCGCCATCTTCACCATGCTCCTGTTCACCCTCACCATCAAAGAGGCCATGAACATGTACAACAGCCGCCACCTGACCAGCTACAAACAGCTGTTCCAGAACCTGTACAGACCGGTGCGGGGCCTGGAATATTTATTTGAAGCTTTCTTTTACATCATGGTGCTCATGGCCGTGTCCGCCACCATCTCCGGCGCTGCCTCCGCCCTGGCTGCCCAGACCGGCATGGCCTACACCACAGGCATCGGTGTGGTAGGCGCCGTGATCTTCTTCCTGACCATCTTCGGAGCCGGGCTGGTACGCCGGGCCACCACCTACATGGGCATCGCCATCCTGGCCATGGCCATCACCATCTTCTCCGTGGGCATCGCCATGGGAGGGCAGGTTCCCGGCACCCATTTCATCGCCGACGCCCTGGCGGCCGACTTTGCCGCCAATGGCTTCAGCAAACTGCCCACCGCCATTTTACACGCCTTCACCTACTCCGGTTTCCAGTGTGTGGTCATCCCCACCATGGTCGTAGTGGGCGCTCCCCTGGTCACCCGGAAGAACTGCGCCACCAGCATGTGGTTCTCCTTCTTCATGAACGCCACCGCCCTGACCATGGCCGTGTGCATGCTCATGGGCTGGACCGGCATCTACGGAAAGACTCCCCTGCCCACCCTGATGAGCCTGAAAGCCATGGGCATGCCCTGGCTGACCATCCTCTACACCGTAACCCTGATGCTCTGCCTGATCTCCACCGGTGTGACCACCGTGTTCGGATTCACTGCCCGGTTCTCTGAAATGAGCGCCCTGAAGAAAGTCACCCGAAACGCCGTGATCCGCAGCGCCATTGTCACCCTGTTCATCATCTGCCTGTCCATGACCGTATCCATGGCAGGCCTCACCAACATCATCAAATACGGCTATGGCTACTGCGGCTACCTGGCCATCGCCATCATCATCGTACCCTTCCTGGTCATCGGCCGCATGAAGAACAAACGGTACGCCACCGATGCCGAATACCGGGAACGGATCGATGCCATGAACGAATATCCGGGCATGGAAGAAGAGGTGCCGGCACAGGAAATGTAAGGTAAAAGAGGGCATGTGAAAATAAAAAGGAGGGTGTTGCACGTCCTGTGCAACACCCTCTTCTTTTACTCCACCATCGCCTGATAAATCTGCTCTGACAAATCAGCCATGGTTTCGTAAGGGGTGTAGTTCCCGGTGAAAATCACCAGCACATAATCCCCTTTGGGCGTGTAGACGATCCCTCCATCGTGGCGGAAGTCGCTGACCTCTCCGGTTTTGTGGGCCACCACCGTCCCCTTGGGCAGCGCTCCGGGGATGCTGTCGTTGTCAGTCTGGCGTTTGTAAATCTCCAGCATTTCCCGGTCCTGAGCCGGACCCACACATTGTCCCCGGTACAACCGCTTGAACAGCAGCGCTATATCCCGGGTGCTGGTCATGTTTTCCCGTCCTTCTCTCATGGCCTCCGTATCCATCATTTTCCGACGCAGGACGCTGTGGGTGTACCCGTGGCTCTGCATGTAGGAATTGATCCGGTCCATGCCCAGCCGGTCGATGAGCAGGTTGGCAGCCGTGTTGTCGCTTTCCGTGATCATCAGGTCCATGGCCTCCTGAAGGGACACCCGGGTTCCGTACCCCCGGCCCTGGAGGATGCCGGCTCCTCCCACCACATTGTCCGGAGTGAGGGTGAACGTTTCATTCCGGCGCAGACTGCCGCTTTGGATATCCTCATACGCTTTGGCCAGGATGAAGACTTTGATCATGCTGGCGGCGGGCATGGTCTCGCTGCCCCGGTAGATGCTCTGGTTGGTGGACAGATTGGTGAAATAGATCTGGAAGGGGCCGGCCCCCTGGATGATCTTCCCGATTTCCTGCATCCGGGGGCTCAGAGCCGTTCGGGCAGAAGCTGCAGCCGGGGTACTGGCCGAAACGGTCCGGGGAAGGCTCCACCCGGGCATAAGCAGCAATCCGGCCAGCAACAGACCGATTCCCTTGTTGACTGGTTTCAAAAGAACTTCACTCCTTCTCTGGCAAGCTGGTCCTTCAGGCCCTTCATGAAACGGGGCCCCGGATCGGTTTTGCCGTGATAATAACCGGGGATGTTTTCCTTCCACAGGGGCGTATGCCGGGCCTGATTCTGCTGGTAGTGTCCCAGCACCCACTGGATGGTGGGATATTTTCCCCGGAGATACCGGATCAGTTTCACATTGGCTTCCAGTTGGGCCCGGGTCAGATCTTCCCGGCCCTCCACCCCTCCCACGTTCTCGATGCCGATGGAGCACCAGTTCAGCCCGATGGCATGGCGGTTCAAGGCCGTTTCCGGAGTCAGCTGCCAGATGGTCCCGTCCCGATCCACCAGATAATGGGAAGCCACGTTCAGGGTGCCGTTCCGAAGCTGGGGATTCTCCTCAGGATAAAAGTACCGGTACACCCCATCCCGTGAACTGGACGCCGTCCAATGGACCACCACGGCCCGGGGAACGATGGTTTCCATTTCCTGTCCGTAGTGGA
This region of Acidaminococcus timonensis genomic DNA includes:
- the mtnP gene encoding S-methyl-5'-thioadenosine phosphorylase — translated: MRKIGIIGGTGVEDASCFGKLEPLSIETPFGTAHCLKAAAAGHEIYFLARHGAGHSVPPHKINYRANIFALKSMGVTEIVSFTAVGSLNRGLPPGTFVVTSQILDFTKNRVNTFFNGENGLVAHVDFAHPYCPVVRERLIRNIIKLGLRHSKQGTYVVTEGPRYETAAEVRMYASLGGDVAGMTNMPEAVLAREAEICYANVSVVTNMGSGLSIRALSHEEVTEAMETMKKRIVALIEAYVGDGEPVTHTCHCHEALKEYGGFRLEAFSAGKKEDEAGK
- a CDS encoding YkvI family membrane protein, whose translation is MTIQSTAIKGATLSMCFSVGAVLFSSHAGGGFATGNQENVYFISLGWLGPITAIFTMLLFTLTIKEAMNMYNSRHLTSYKQLFQNLYRPVRGLEYLFEAFFYIMVLMAVSATISGAASALAAQTGMAYTTGIGVVGAVIFFLTIFGAGLVRRATTYMGIAILAMAITIFSVGIAMGGQVPGTHFIADALAADFAANGFSKLPTAILHAFTYSGFQCVVIPTMVVVGAPLVTRKNCATSMWFSFFMNATALTMAVCMLMGWTGIYGKTPLPTLMSLKAMGMPWLTILYTVTLMLCLISTGVTTVFGFTARFSEMSALKKVTRNAVIRSAIVTLFIICLSMTVSMAGLTNIIKYGYGYCGYLAIAIIIVPFLVIGRMKNKRYATDAEYRERIDAMNEYPGMEEEVPAQEM
- a CDS encoding cation transporter; amino-acid sequence: MVKMIVGVEGMACGMCESHINSAIRNAFRVDSVSSSRSKKETDIIADEPLDENQVRKVIDNTGYQMTSFRVEPYEKKKGFFARLFG
- a CDS encoding 3'-5' exonuclease; the encoded protein is MPACSVDIMGRRERTFAGTLPGTGRSLLQMPSTYVVVDLETTGLDPVRDQIIEIGALEVIDGKPGADFTTLVQPVTAQPGQFVSPFITRLTGIGNDQLLEAPRAAEALAALGRFLGDRIVLGYNVGFDMGFLQQGFRKELHRALPNDWVDVLPMAQTLFPLWEHHRLNNLAAWYHVENPRAHRALSDVLTTDACYRKVAGDGVARFGSAGAFLEAIRKKLNPEEGEQLSLW
- a CDS encoding N-acetylmuramoyl-L-alanine amidase gives rise to the protein MNKKKLARRALLLAAVLALAGWPGSPFPKNCAGAEPSARESGAWQHPSPEKPAMAVHPIAFTDLRRRLMRDYARIHYGQEMETIVPRAVVVHWTASSSRDGVYRYFYPEENPQLRNGTLNVASHYLVDRDGTIWQLTPETALNRHAIGLNWCSIGIENVGGVEGREDLTRAQLEANVKLIRYLRGKYPTIQWVLGHYQQNQARHTPLWKENIPGYYHGKTDPGPRFMKGLKDQLAREGVKFF
- a CDS encoding HAD-IA family hydrolase, whose protein sequence is MSTCGILFDFDGTLANTTPLILATFHKTLGHFAPDKTFSDQDIINTFGLPLRQGLAELTGQYQEDAIDEMTEYYRHFNFAWHDRMIRPFPGVKEGLAALSDAHVPMVIVTSKFRQSCLRGLRCLGLADYIHGIVGCQECTAHKPDPEPMEKGLALLGVPADRCLCVGDSPYDLMSGEQAGCRTVKVNWTSFTPSFFDRFVQPDYTIDTLGDLLPLVNQMKQKR
- a CDS encoding serine hydrolase — protein: MKPVNKGIGLLLAGLLLMPGWSLPRTVSASTPAAASARTALSPRMQEIGKIIQGAGPFQIYFTNLSTNQSIYRGSETMPAASMIKVFILAKAYEDIQSGSLRRNETFTLTPDNVVGGAGILQGRGYGTRVSLQEAMDLMITESDNTAANLLIDRLGMDRINSYMQSHGYTHSVLRRKMMDTEAMREGRENMTSTRDIALLFKRLYRGQCVGPAQDREMLEIYKRQTDNDSIPGALPKGTVVAHKTGEVSDFRHDGGIVYTPKGDYVLVIFTGNYTPYETMADLSEQIYQAMVE